In Ptiloglossa arizonensis isolate GNS036 chromosome 6, iyPtiAriz1_principal, whole genome shotgun sequence, a single window of DNA contains:
- the Rfwd3 gene encoding ring finger and WD repeat domain 3 isoform X1: MEVMDYSNEEPQMEGTEEDHFEESDNNDNIANIDNDDNTAQTGASLEDTKDDDESKAKKAKETTTDESEVDSDQSCPICMDLWTSSGEHRLCCLRCGHLFGHSCILRWLQSSCTSANRRCPQCNRKAAVKDIRMLYAKKLTSIDTDELDKLKEQVNNVTAEKNRIELELSKYALRQKLFEYQVTSMQNRISELENQQSEISIHSCQNISKHMIKKFHLDRSIEICKDGGCRVLDYNPWYGFLVVSQKSTNALFSGYGIKKIDSDKFQPRQFIFLHSQAIRDVMFNATQQSLLLSVGFDKCAKLMDIQNHIIVHTYQTDFPLWSCCWSGNNPNIFFTGAQNGSITQFDIRQTSGAIETLESPGDRSPVVSLATVPSNPGSGISRGGFVACRLNTCYAYEQKDSKYIPKQIFLEGPFVSVCYDEKNNHVLISSRPNARQPHARHVVCTIEKGNDESVICNVIHTFHAGNSQQLLSRPCYINIENDTLVAAHQESISSISLWSISTGKQINSLPVSDPVVDMCAVDANSNLFLATLSAKKVRIYSHG, from the exons ATGGAGGTTATGGATTATA GTAACGAAGAACCACAAATGGAAGGTACAGAAGAAGATCATTTTGAAGAATCTGATAATAACGACAATATTGCTAATATTGACAATGATGATAATACTGCACAGACCGGAGCTTCATTGGAAGATACAA AAGATGATGATGAATCAAAGGCAAAGAAAGCTAAAGAAACAACTACAGATGAATCTGAAGTTGATTCTGATCAATCTTGCCCGATATGTATGGATCTATGGACTAGTTCAGGAGAACATCGTTTGTGTTGTTTACGTTGTGGGCATTTATTTGGACACAGTTGTATTTTACGATGGTTACAAAGTTCTTGTACCAGTGCAAATCGCCGTTGCCCCCAATGTAATAGGAAAGCTGCTGTTAAAGATATTAGAATGTTGTATGCCAAGAAGTTGACATCTATAGATACTGATGAATTAGATAAATTAAAAGAACAAGTAAATAATGTTACAGCTGAAAAAAATCGAATAGAACTGGAACTGTCCAAGTATGCTCTTAGGCAAAAGTTGTTTGAGTATCAAGTCACTAGTATGCAGAATCGTATATCCGAATTAGAGAATCAACAATCGGAAATCAGTATTCATTCCTGTCAAAATATCTCCAAACAcatgattaaaaaatttcatttagatCGATCTATAGAAATATGTAAGGACGGTGGTTGCCGTGTATTAGATTATAATCCGTGGTATGGATTTTTAGTTGTATCTCAAAAATCAACAAACGCATTATTTTCGGGTTACGGCATTAAAAAAATTGACTCGGATAAATTTCAGCCAcgtcaatttatttttttacattctcAAGCTATAAGAGATGTTATGTTTAATGCAACCCAGCAATCATTATTACTTAGCGTTGGCTTTGATAAATGTGCAAAATTAATGGACATTCAGAATCACATCATCGTGCACACTTATCAAACAGATTTTCCATTGTGGAGTTGTTGCTGGTCAGGTAACAatccaaatatatttttcacaggTGCACAGAATGGATCTATAACACAGTTTGATATTAGACAAACCTCTGGTGCTATTGAAACCTTGGAGAGTCCAGGTGATAGATCACCAGTGGTTTCTCTAGCAACAGTACCTTCTAATCCCGGTAGTGGCATTAGTCGAGGTGGATTCGTTGCATGTCGCTTAAATACATGTTATGCTTATGAACAAAAAGACTCAAAATATATACCCAAACAAatattcctcgaaggtccatTTGTATCCGTATGTTACGACGAAAAAAACAACCATGTTTTAATATCATCCCGTCCAAATGCCAGACAACCTCACGCTAGGCACGTTGTATGTACGATAGAAAAAGGCAATGATGAATCGGTTATCTGTAATGTTATACATACATTCCATGCCGGTAATTCTCAGCAGTTATTGTCTCGACCGTGTTATAtaaacattgaaaatgataCATTAGTTGCTGCACATCAAGAATCCATCAGCAGTATATCATTGTGGAGTATATCTACTGGAAAGCAAATAAATAGTCTTCCTGTATCTGACCCTGTTGTGGATATGTGTGCAGTTGATGCtaatagtaatttatttttagcaACGCTTTCCGCAAAAAAAGTTAGAATTTATAGTCATGGATAA
- the Rfwd3 gene encoding ring finger and WD repeat domain 3 isoform X2, whose amino-acid sequence MEGTEEDHFEESDNNDNIANIDNDDNTAQTGASLEDTKDDDESKAKKAKETTTDESEVDSDQSCPICMDLWTSSGEHRLCCLRCGHLFGHSCILRWLQSSCTSANRRCPQCNRKAAVKDIRMLYAKKLTSIDTDELDKLKEQVNNVTAEKNRIELELSKYALRQKLFEYQVTSMQNRISELENQQSEISIHSCQNISKHMIKKFHLDRSIEICKDGGCRVLDYNPWYGFLVVSQKSTNALFSGYGIKKIDSDKFQPRQFIFLHSQAIRDVMFNATQQSLLLSVGFDKCAKLMDIQNHIIVHTYQTDFPLWSCCWSGNNPNIFFTGAQNGSITQFDIRQTSGAIETLESPGDRSPVVSLATVPSNPGSGISRGGFVACRLNTCYAYEQKDSKYIPKQIFLEGPFVSVCYDEKNNHVLISSRPNARQPHARHVVCTIEKGNDESVICNVIHTFHAGNSQQLLSRPCYINIENDTLVAAHQESISSISLWSISTGKQINSLPVSDPVVDMCAVDANSNLFLATLSAKKVRIYSHG is encoded by the exons ATGGAAGGTACAGAAGAAGATCATTTTGAAGAATCTGATAATAACGACAATATTGCTAATATTGACAATGATGATAATACTGCACAGACCGGAGCTTCATTGGAAGATACAA AAGATGATGATGAATCAAAGGCAAAGAAAGCTAAAGAAACAACTACAGATGAATCTGAAGTTGATTCTGATCAATCTTGCCCGATATGTATGGATCTATGGACTAGTTCAGGAGAACATCGTTTGTGTTGTTTACGTTGTGGGCATTTATTTGGACACAGTTGTATTTTACGATGGTTACAAAGTTCTTGTACCAGTGCAAATCGCCGTTGCCCCCAATGTAATAGGAAAGCTGCTGTTAAAGATATTAGAATGTTGTATGCCAAGAAGTTGACATCTATAGATACTGATGAATTAGATAAATTAAAAGAACAAGTAAATAATGTTACAGCTGAAAAAAATCGAATAGAACTGGAACTGTCCAAGTATGCTCTTAGGCAAAAGTTGTTTGAGTATCAAGTCACTAGTATGCAGAATCGTATATCCGAATTAGAGAATCAACAATCGGAAATCAGTATTCATTCCTGTCAAAATATCTCCAAACAcatgattaaaaaatttcatttagatCGATCTATAGAAATATGTAAGGACGGTGGTTGCCGTGTATTAGATTATAATCCGTGGTATGGATTTTTAGTTGTATCTCAAAAATCAACAAACGCATTATTTTCGGGTTACGGCATTAAAAAAATTGACTCGGATAAATTTCAGCCAcgtcaatttatttttttacattctcAAGCTATAAGAGATGTTATGTTTAATGCAACCCAGCAATCATTATTACTTAGCGTTGGCTTTGATAAATGTGCAAAATTAATGGACATTCAGAATCACATCATCGTGCACACTTATCAAACAGATTTTCCATTGTGGAGTTGTTGCTGGTCAGGTAACAatccaaatatatttttcacaggTGCACAGAATGGATCTATAACACAGTTTGATATTAGACAAACCTCTGGTGCTATTGAAACCTTGGAGAGTCCAGGTGATAGATCACCAGTGGTTTCTCTAGCAACAGTACCTTCTAATCCCGGTAGTGGCATTAGTCGAGGTGGATTCGTTGCATGTCGCTTAAATACATGTTATGCTTATGAACAAAAAGACTCAAAATATATACCCAAACAAatattcctcgaaggtccatTTGTATCCGTATGTTACGACGAAAAAAACAACCATGTTTTAATATCATCCCGTCCAAATGCCAGACAACCTCACGCTAGGCACGTTGTATGTACGATAGAAAAAGGCAATGATGAATCGGTTATCTGTAATGTTATACATACATTCCATGCCGGTAATTCTCAGCAGTTATTGTCTCGACCGTGTTATAtaaacattgaaaatgataCATTAGTTGCTGCACATCAAGAATCCATCAGCAGTATATCATTGTGGAGTATATCTACTGGAAAGCAAATAAATAGTCTTCCTGTATCTGACCCTGTTGTGGATATGTGTGCAGTTGATGCtaatagtaatttatttttagcaACGCTTTCCGCAAAAAAAGTTAGAATTTATAGTCATGGATAA